The following proteins are encoded in a genomic region of Leptospira fainei serovar Hurstbridge str. BUT 6:
- a CDS encoding TetR/AcrR family transcriptional regulator, translating to MTKSLKPGKAGELSSKAKPSELEPRKAPSQKRAIQRVQNILDVVASLLDEVGAEAITTNLIAQKAEIPIGSLYQYFPNKHAILNAVGKRHLERVNAMFMGFLSVEVDDTGWPELIDNVIDAFANLYLTEPGFVPLWSNIKMDPELVEIDRENNRYIASSVSNLFSRIVPGMKENPEAEIISRIIVEVTDSVLSRWLREKEDPVLAESILRELKVMLKAYLTHYIEGRTL from the coding sequence TTGACCAAATCATTAAAACCTGGGAAGGCAGGGGAGCTTTCCTCTAAAGCAAAACCATCCGAGTTAGAACCGAGAAAGGCTCCCTCTCAAAAGCGCGCCATTCAACGCGTACAAAATATATTGGATGTCGTTGCTTCCCTTTTAGATGAAGTCGGAGCGGAAGCTATCACGACTAATCTGATCGCGCAAAAAGCCGAAATTCCCATCGGTTCCTTATACCAATATTTTCCGAATAAGCATGCGATTTTAAACGCCGTTGGTAAGCGACATCTTGAGCGGGTAAATGCCATGTTCATGGGTTTTCTTTCGGTCGAAGTGGATGATACCGGTTGGCCGGAACTGATTGATAATGTAATCGACGCGTTTGCTAATCTTTACTTAACCGAACCGGGATTCGTGCCTCTTTGGTCGAACATCAAAATGGATCCCGAGTTGGTCGAGATCGACCGAGAAAATAATCGTTACATCGCTTCCAGCGTTTCAAATTTATTTTCTCGGATCGTCCCAGGAATGAAGGAAAATCCGGAGGCAGAAATCATTTCTCGAATCATTGTGGAGGTAACCGATTCAGTTTTATCTCGTTGGTTGCGAGAAAAGGAAGATCCGGTTCTTGCCGAAAGCATTCTGCGAGAACTAAAGGTCATGTTGAAAGCGTATCTGACTCATTATATCGAAGGGAGAACACTGTGA
- a CDS encoding fructosamine kinase family protein translates to MALINTGTEELIRDGLERLGLLSPSKKAEVSFYSSSLFELYSVKLQDGSRIAVKVIPKKEMAEAEAEGLEQLCRLGVRVPECFGTVNLGKVSLLAMEFVETGSSARFREDLIASLKNLYRGEFGSWGWKRDNFIGSLPQRNGWFSSFEEFFWQDRLKPQIELAQTRKLLTEKDIISIRTVFDKFTDEWGLNRIQPRMIHGDLWSGNVLQGKNGHAYLIDPSVAYSHPEQDLAMLQLFGSPINIEDMQDIISTCGLDDPMHLKDRIQFWQIYPVLVHVNLFGASYLTSLRHILRYYGTI, encoded by the coding sequence ATGGCTCTCATAAACACAGGAACCGAGGAATTAATCCGAGACGGGTTAGAGAGACTCGGATTACTCTCCCCGTCTAAAAAGGCAGAAGTTTCATTTTATTCTTCTAGCCTCTTTGAGCTATATTCGGTCAAGTTACAAGACGGTTCCAGAATCGCGGTAAAAGTCATACCAAAAAAGGAAATGGCCGAAGCGGAAGCGGAAGGTCTTGAGCAACTTTGCAGACTAGGAGTTCGTGTTCCGGAATGTTTTGGAACGGTGAATTTAGGAAAAGTTTCCCTTCTTGCCATGGAATTTGTCGAAACCGGTTCCTCTGCTCGCTTTCGCGAGGATCTGATCGCAAGTCTTAAGAATTTATATCGCGGTGAATTCGGATCCTGGGGTTGGAAACGCGATAATTTTATAGGGTCCCTTCCGCAGCGGAACGGTTGGTTTTCAAGCTTCGAAGAATTTTTCTGGCAAGATCGCCTAAAACCTCAAATAGAATTAGCACAAACTAGAAAGCTCCTCACCGAGAAAGATATAATATCCATCCGAACGGTTTTCGATAAGTTTACCGACGAATGGGGATTAAATCGAATACAGCCGAGAATGATTCACGGAGACTTATGGTCCGGTAATGTATTACAGGGAAAGAATGGGCATGCGTACTTGATCGATCCGTCCGTTGCCTATTCCCACCCCGAACAAGATTTGGCAATGCTGCAGTTGTTCGGTAGCCCTATCAACATAGAAGATATGCAGGATATTATCTCCACTTGCGGATTGGATGATCCTATGCATCTTAAAGATAGAATTCAATTTTGGCAAATCTATCCCGTCTTAGTTCATGTGAATCTTTTCGGCGCATCTTACCTAACCAGCTTACGACATATTCTGCGGTACTACGGTACAATTTAA
- a CDS encoding glycosyl hydrolase family 18 protein, which produces MIRFSLFYILLFVVSCFFLCPLSAERHSPIWLYVLEEDLESKDLSFWKEHLRPDVTICFTGTVIQGDGKIRYSNPPKQLLTLGLSKGVRWIPLITFKPKTGASLLKIAAKKHEMHEALLRFLSEHPAYAGIHLDVEGLPSSLSDEFKNFLKELRPSLRKKGKLLTLALFPQIHFPTDLAEFHQGVFHANLVDEVVLMAYDFHSPRTKPGPVTRLSWAKENTVLLRKTYAPNQIWLGLPLYGYSWKKGRSKPNIITRKTDSIRMAKLGQNEDGIYMIENEFEVSSLILDETDWIKLSREIGILGIAYWRFGF; this is translated from the coding sequence ATGATCCGCTTTTCTCTCTTTTATATTTTATTGTTTGTCGTCTCATGCTTTTTTCTATGTCCCTTATCAGCCGAACGACATTCGCCAATCTGGCTTTATGTGCTGGAGGAAGATTTAGAAAGCAAAGATTTGTCGTTTTGGAAGGAGCATTTGCGCCCCGATGTAACTATTTGTTTTACAGGTACCGTAATTCAAGGCGACGGAAAAATACGATATAGCAATCCCCCGAAGCAACTATTAACTTTAGGGCTTTCCAAAGGGGTTCGCTGGATCCCCCTAATTACATTCAAACCTAAAACCGGTGCGTCACTGCTCAAGATCGCAGCAAAGAAACATGAAATGCATGAAGCTTTACTCCGATTTCTTTCCGAACATCCGGCATACGCAGGAATCCATTTAGATGTGGAAGGATTACCCTCTTCCCTATCCGATGAGTTTAAGAATTTCCTAAAGGAACTCCGGCCTAGTTTACGAAAGAAAGGTAAGCTTCTGACTCTCGCTCTGTTTCCGCAAATTCATTTTCCGACCGACCTTGCTGAGTTTCATCAAGGCGTTTTTCATGCGAACCTGGTCGATGAAGTCGTTCTTATGGCTTACGATTTTCATTCCCCTAGAACAAAACCGGGCCCCGTCACTCGATTGTCCTGGGCTAAAGAAAATACGGTTTTACTCAGAAAAACGTATGCCCCTAATCAAATTTGGCTTGGTCTTCCTCTCTACGGATATTCTTGGAAAAAAGGAAGATCAAAACCGAATATAATAACTCGAAAAACGGATTCAATTAGAATGGCAAAGTTAGGACAGAACGAGGACGGCATTTACATGATAGAGAACGAATTCGAAGTATCGAGTTTGATTTTAGATGAGACCGATTGGATTAAACTAAGTCGTGAAATCGGAATATTGGGAATTGCTTACTGGCGATTCGGATTTTAG
- a CDS encoding FecR family protein has translation MKIWNFAVRPFWITLLLIGILLSCSKIRNWISGRNPKSGAVVVFHTGPVQAYREAEQLPLQTGSVLQPLDEIITNSGSIDIQTVEGQIIRVRPFSKLRLDSFQSNESRDVNLALRAGGVLIRTGKLRNNEGFRISAPTAIAAVRGTAFSFEIGEGELPKIKVYEGLVAMTLKLPMSQEITGEAIAQKPSLQKFQQFLSENEVVIAENEEASVKPKFEDLVQLVLTRIESNKGKNEILEIDEKEYVKSYSKNSIEISPQEKAELETLVSVDQEFIDQTLNSENKNESISLTDSIRKDHEKKLNSAFSKIESEAASKNLESEMEIHNFYNVLERVHKTDKTQLNGAIVTQIGDTLILHSPQGVFRLDKKDIDFVEYKNFQISTKKKVQNPR, from the coding sequence ATGAAAATTTGGAACTTTGCGGTTCGTCCCTTCTGGATTACTTTGCTACTAATCGGAATTCTATTATCTTGTTCTAAAATAAGGAATTGGATCTCCGGAAGAAACCCGAAGTCGGGCGCCGTAGTAGTATTCCATACAGGCCCTGTTCAAGCTTATCGAGAAGCCGAACAACTACCGTTGCAAACCGGCTCGGTTCTTCAACCTCTGGATGAGATCATAACAAATTCGGGATCGATTGATATTCAAACCGTAGAAGGACAGATCATTCGCGTTCGACCATTCAGCAAACTAAGATTGGACTCATTTCAAAGTAATGAATCTCGTGACGTGAACTTAGCGCTTCGTGCCGGCGGGGTCTTAATTCGGACCGGAAAATTAAGAAACAATGAAGGCTTTAGAATTTCCGCACCGACTGCAATCGCGGCGGTTCGCGGAACCGCATTTTCATTTGAAATCGGAGAGGGAGAACTCCCGAAAATCAAAGTATACGAGGGCCTAGTTGCAATGACTCTAAAACTTCCGATGAGCCAGGAAATAACGGGAGAAGCGATCGCTCAAAAACCTTCGTTACAAAAATTCCAGCAATTCCTATCCGAAAACGAAGTCGTGATAGCGGAAAATGAAGAAGCTTCCGTAAAGCCGAAATTCGAAGATTTAGTCCAGCTCGTGTTGACACGTATCGAATCGAACAAAGGGAAAAACGAGATTCTTGAAATCGATGAGAAAGAATATGTGAAATCTTATTCGAAAAATTCTATCGAAATTAGCCCTCAAGAAAAAGCGGAACTGGAAACCCTAGTAAGCGTGGACCAGGAATTCATCGATCAAACTCTTAATTCCGAAAATAAAAACGAATCAATATCGTTGACGGATTCGATTCGCAAAGACCATGAGAAAAAGCTAAATTCCGCCTTTTCCAAAATTGAATCCGAAGCAGCTTCGAAAAATCTGGAATCGGAAATGGAAATTCATAATTTTTATAACGTCCTCGAAAGGGTCCATAAAACGGATAAAACTCAATTGAACGGGGCAATTGTTACCCAAATCGGAGATACTCTTATCCTTCACTCTCCGCAAGGGGTTTTTCGATTGGATAAAAAGGATATAGATTTTGTGGAATATAAAAACTTTCAAATTAGCACCAAGAAGAAAGTTCAGAATCCCAGATAG
- the purT gene encoding formate-dependent phosphoribosylglycinamide formyltransferase translates to MQKKILLLGSGELGKEFVIAAQRLGQYVIAVDSYDGAPAMQVAHEREIVDMLDGSALDRIVAKHKPDLIVPEIEAIRTERLYEYESKGYHVVPSAKAANFTMNRKSIRDLAAKSLNLRTAKYSYATSLDELKQAVQNLGIPCVVKPLMSSSGKGQSVIHSVQEIENAWTASQTKGRAGASEIIVEEFIPFESEITLLTVTQKSGKTLFCPPIGHRQERGDYQESWQPAEISYSQLKAAQEMADKVTRELGGFGIWGVEFFLTRSEVYFSELSPRPHDTGMVTLAGTQTFNEFELHLRAILGLPIPEIALVRKGASAVILSETDGSVPIVKGLDIASEMPDSDFRIFGKPLTRKYRRMGVALAYSGKEESISSLRKRAILIASKIKVE, encoded by the coding sequence ATGCAAAAGAAAATACTCCTTCTCGGTTCCGGCGAATTGGGAAAAGAATTCGTCATCGCAGCCCAAAGACTCGGGCAATACGTAATCGCAGTGGATAGCTATGATGGAGCTCCAGCCATGCAAGTCGCCCATGAAAGGGAAATCGTCGATATGCTGGACGGATCGGCGCTGGATCGCATCGTCGCAAAACACAAACCCGATCTCATCGTTCCGGAAATCGAAGCGATTCGGACTGAGCGTTTGTACGAATATGAATCGAAAGGATATCACGTCGTACCGAGCGCTAAAGCGGCGAATTTTACGATGAATCGAAAATCCATTCGCGATTTGGCGGCAAAATCCCTCAATTTAAGAACAGCGAAATACTCGTACGCAACTAGTCTAGATGAGCTGAAGCAAGCAGTGCAGAATCTTGGAATTCCTTGCGTAGTCAAACCTCTCATGTCCTCTTCCGGAAAAGGACAATCCGTTATACACTCCGTCCAAGAAATAGAAAATGCCTGGACGGCGTCTCAAACGAAAGGTAGGGCAGGAGCATCTGAAATCATTGTGGAGGAATTTATTCCTTTCGAATCGGAAATAACATTGTTAACGGTAACTCAAAAATCCGGAAAAACTCTATTTTGTCCTCCAATCGGCCATCGACAAGAAAGGGGTGATTACCAAGAAAGTTGGCAACCCGCAGAAATCTCATATTCGCAATTGAAAGCAGCGCAAGAAATGGCCGACAAAGTCACGAGAGAATTGGGCGGCTTCGGGATTTGGGGTGTGGAATTTTTTCTGACAAGGAGTGAAGTCTATTTTTCAGAACTTTCTCCGCGTCCTCATGATACAGGAATGGTAACTCTTGCGGGAACACAAACCTTTAACGAATTCGAATTGCATTTAAGAGCTATTCTCGGTTTACCGATTCCCGAGATCGCTTTAGTTCGGAAAGGAGCAAGCGCAGTAATTCTTTCCGAAACGGATGGTAGCGTTCCTATAGTTAAAGGATTGGATATAGCCTCCGAAATGCCCGACTCTGATTTTAGAATCTTCGGCAAACCGTTAACAAGAAAATACAGGAGAATGGGAGTGGCTTTGGCTTATTCGGGCAAAGAAGAATCCATATCTTCGTTGAGGAAAAGGGCGATCTTAATCGCTTCCAAGATAAAAGTGGAATAG
- a CDS encoding 1-acyl-sn-glycerol-3-phosphate acyltransferase, which yields MSEIENSEILYPNVAVFGGGPMGVFLSTVVSAKADRVFLWYGDRKKAERIQKDRSAELLDDNVSLPHNVTVVYDTDFLSTESWVIVSAVPSRLKENIIDRICASLSPNENHLILSFTKGIVSSSTRRKTGSITFSDYLLYTKDRLNISNLEYASIAGPNLLSEMSKDQHSFFSVASTGKRASFVVEELFSGSHNHTKTYDDIRAIEIIGVLKNPIAIACGIASGIPECGSNFEGELIRLGFSEILDLLKALELPTKSAMEFGLADLITTSTSRSSRNRAYGQRFVRKLISGEDEPNLLERLELFFNPKEFIQKEVIQSESHVEGAYSLSTILDLAHEKNVSLPLFTTLFEILTRKVSPTQIIRFVSKSASDEIRTISKFAGKRSGLSLASGQEFQYALRRRVLRHINSQPGMADRILKQSGLQIKALEKRYEEAIENKSGTDFAQLPKEIQLWKETNRAYETRGARDLERIVEFYVSEIADDYRPFLRESLIHLVAPARFAIGGFKPGGGLPKIGGCVKEVKSLASRYDILYTPTHRSHLDSIEVAFGLRWLGLPVPRYAADKKVMGTPGLARVLKALGAYMVDRKRNRNLLYLDCLTQYSTMMLEAGIPTLVYPEGTRSRTGGIIPIKTGILSTSVEAFKHTGSEVLVVPIVLSYENVPEDIEFTGKEEHLSFKDFLFKRTEVFMDLCEPIPVSRYIHEDDPTLSISLEITRSWQAHHRILPNQLVAKLIMEEGGEIGLNDLRSLISETILSRKGNYLTKEADEILNRGIKVLKGRGFIRVERDIVVAKDRELLEYYGNMVPDPT from the coding sequence ATGAGCGAGATAGAAAATTCCGAAATCCTTTATCCAAATGTGGCTGTGTTTGGAGGAGGGCCGATGGGGGTTTTTCTGTCTACCGTCGTTTCTGCAAAGGCCGATCGGGTATTTTTGTGGTATGGGGATCGTAAAAAAGCCGAACGAATACAGAAGGATAGATCGGCGGAACTTCTGGATGATAATGTATCTCTCCCGCATAATGTGACCGTGGTTTATGATACCGATTTTCTATCAACCGAATCTTGGGTTATCGTTTCCGCTGTCCCGTCTAGATTAAAAGAAAACATAATCGACCGTATTTGCGCTTCCCTTTCTCCAAATGAAAATCATCTAATTCTTTCATTTACGAAAGGAATCGTTTCAAGTTCAACTCGACGGAAAACCGGAAGTATTACATTTTCCGATTATTTACTTTATACGAAAGATAGATTGAACATTTCCAATCTCGAATACGCGTCTATAGCGGGGCCCAATCTTCTTTCCGAAATGAGCAAGGATCAACATAGTTTTTTTTCCGTCGCTTCGACCGGAAAAAGAGCTTCTTTTGTCGTGGAAGAATTATTCTCCGGTTCGCATAATCATACGAAGACTTACGATGATATACGCGCGATTGAAATTATAGGCGTTTTAAAAAATCCTATAGCTATCGCTTGCGGTATTGCCAGCGGAATTCCCGAATGTGGGAGCAATTTTGAAGGCGAATTAATCCGTCTCGGATTTTCGGAAATTTTAGATTTACTGAAGGCTTTGGAACTTCCTACGAAATCCGCTATGGAGTTCGGACTTGCAGATCTGATCACGACTTCAACGTCTCGTTCGAGCAGAAACCGAGCGTACGGCCAAAGATTTGTACGTAAACTGATATCCGGGGAAGATGAGCCGAATCTATTGGAGCGGCTGGAGCTCTTTTTTAATCCAAAGGAATTCATTCAAAAAGAGGTGATTCAAAGCGAATCTCATGTAGAAGGAGCATATTCGCTATCGACGATTTTGGATTTAGCTCACGAAAAAAACGTTTCGCTTCCCCTATTCACTACGCTATTCGAAATTTTAACTAGAAAAGTTTCGCCGACACAGATCATTCGATTTGTATCAAAATCCGCTAGCGACGAGATCCGAACGATCTCAAAATTTGCCGGCAAGCGCTCCGGTTTATCTTTAGCTTCGGGGCAGGAGTTTCAATATGCTCTGAGACGAAGAGTTCTCAGACATATAAACTCGCAACCAGGAATGGCCGATCGTATTTTGAAGCAATCGGGCCTACAAATTAAGGCTTTAGAAAAGAGATACGAAGAGGCTATTGAAAATAAATCGGGTACCGATTTTGCGCAACTTCCGAAAGAAATCCAACTTTGGAAAGAGACCAATAGAGCCTACGAAACGAGAGGCGCTAGAGATTTAGAAAGGATCGTCGAATTTTACGTTTCTGAAATTGCGGATGACTATCGCCCATTTTTGCGGGAGTCGTTAATACATTTGGTGGCTCCCGCGCGCTTTGCAATCGGAGGCTTTAAACCGGGAGGAGGTCTTCCTAAGATCGGCGGGTGTGTGAAGGAGGTTAAATCTCTTGCCTCCCGATATGATATTCTCTATACGCCGACTCATAGGTCTCATTTAGATTCCATTGAAGTTGCATTCGGACTTCGATGGTTAGGGTTACCTGTTCCAAGATACGCGGCGGACAAAAAAGTTATGGGAACGCCCGGGTTAGCGAGAGTGCTAAAGGCTCTTGGCGCTTACATGGTAGATAGGAAGAGAAATCGGAACCTTCTATATTTGGATTGTTTGACCCAATATTCTACGATGATGCTGGAAGCTGGAATTCCAACATTGGTCTATCCCGAAGGAACTCGTTCTCGGACAGGCGGAATCATTCCGATAAAGACCGGAATTCTTTCCACTTCGGTGGAAGCATTTAAGCATACCGGTAGCGAAGTGCTAGTGGTTCCAATCGTATTGTCCTATGAGAATGTTCCGGAAGATATCGAATTTACCGGAAAAGAGGAGCATCTTTCGTTTAAGGATTTTTTGTTCAAGAGAACGGAAGTGTTTATGGATCTATGTGAACCGATTCCCGTTTCGAGATATATTCACGAAGACGATCCGACTTTATCCATATCGCTGGAAATAACTCGCTCATGGCAGGCGCATCATCGGATTCTACCGAATCAACTCGTCGCTAAATTAATTATGGAAGAGGGCGGAGAGATCGGTCTGAATGATTTAAGATCGCTCATTTCCGAGACGATTCTATCCCGTAAAGGAAACTATCTTACTAAGGAAGCGGATGAAATTCTAAATCGTGGAATTAAAGTCTTGAAAGGAAGAGGTTTTATACGCGTTGAACGGGATATCGTCGTAGCGAAGGATCGGGAACTCTTGGAATATTACGGGAATATGGTTCCCGATCCTACTTAA
- a CDS encoding LIC13411 family adhesin, giving the protein MKIPFRIFSILLSFVFCFNCATYWSQRKNDLQDVFTAGIENPGYGLGVRIGPLAAGFVFQGGETEPGKKNLGAGYGIRGGSIGSYRSQQLIFGILGSDKFHALPKGVKAAAPVPKAPDVEVQPTEDSSANPVLLFPELPEEENDNTENSEIDNLDERQKAKSFDIRYLKFYNIPVEERRKQKKEAFFRKYIENLDPNKKNEALQNFLMENPLNKDDYPKAFLFQLELYIGARYGIRIGFNLAELLDFLIGFTGLDILEDDI; this is encoded by the coding sequence ATGAAAATTCCTTTTCGAATATTTTCGATTTTATTGAGTTTCGTTTTCTGTTTCAATTGTGCGACATACTGGTCACAAAGAAAGAATGATCTTCAAGACGTATTTACGGCCGGAATTGAGAACCCCGGTTATGGTCTCGGAGTTAGAATCGGCCCGTTAGCCGCAGGATTCGTTTTTCAAGGCGGGGAAACGGAGCCTGGAAAGAAGAATTTAGGGGCTGGATACGGAATCCGAGGAGGCAGCATTGGATCCTATCGCTCACAACAACTCATCTTCGGAATCTTAGGAAGCGATAAATTTCATGCACTTCCTAAAGGAGTTAAAGCCGCTGCTCCAGTTCCGAAAGCTCCCGATGTGGAAGTCCAACCCACCGAGGATAGTAGCGCGAATCCCGTATTACTATTTCCGGAACTCCCGGAAGAGGAAAATGATAATACTGAGAACTCGGAAATAGACAATCTTGATGAAAGACAAAAAGCGAAAAGCTTCGACATACGATATCTAAAGTTCTATAATATTCCCGTCGAAGAAAGGCGAAAACAAAAGAAAGAGGCCTTCTTTCGAAAGTATATTGAAAATCTAGACCCGAATAAAAAGAACGAAGCACTTCAAAACTTTTTAATGGAAAACCCTCTTAATAAGGACGATTATCCGAAGGCATTTCTATTTCAATTAGAACTCTATATAGGGGCTCGCTATGGAATTCGTATCGGATTTAACTTGGCGGAGTTGCTGGATTTTCTAATCGGCTTTACGGGTTTAGATATATTAGAAGACGATATTTGA
- a CDS encoding LIC13410 family lipoprotein, translating to MKKILSMILFVSTILFLGDCSSEAKKSEPAYQPNSDLRTVEASMIKEGDKRLKAEALLGTPTVEENTQDGSLLEWYLESTTYQKNSYKTLAEKPSRINDDTKFIRVVVDKKGVIKKYEYKL from the coding sequence ATGAAAAAAATTCTTTCCATGATCTTGTTTGTTTCAACAATTCTCTTTCTTGGAGATTGCTCTTCCGAGGCGAAAAAAAGCGAACCGGCTTATCAACCTAATTCGGATCTTCGCACAGTAGAAGCTAGCATGATTAAAGAAGGCGATAAAAGGTTGAAGGCCGAAGCATTATTGGGTACGCCGACTGTCGAGGAAAATACTCAAGACGGATCCTTGCTAGAATGGTATCTAGAATCGACTACTTATCAAAAGAATTCTTACAAGACTTTAGCCGAAAAACCTTCTAGAATCAACGATGATACCAAGTTCATTAGAGTTGTCGTCGATAAGAAAGGCGTTATTAAAAAATACGAATATAAACTTTAA
- a CDS encoding MarR family winged helix-turn-helix transcriptional regulator has product MRENSLSLDRQICFPLYASSRVVTALYRPILEEFDLTYPQYIVLLVLWEEDGIPLKEIGDKLFLDSGTLTPLLKKMETQGLLTRERSSEDERSLVVKLTVKGRNLRKKAACIPERLFAESGLTQEKVTKLKRELDEFLILLTNKLGNSA; this is encoded by the coding sequence GTGAGAGAGAATTCGTTAAGTCTAGATCGGCAAATATGTTTTCCGCTCTATGCATCCTCTAGGGTGGTGACGGCCTTGTACCGTCCTATCTTGGAGGAATTCGATCTAACGTATCCGCAATATATAGTACTTTTGGTATTGTGGGAAGAGGATGGAATACCGCTAAAAGAAATCGGAGATAAATTATTTTTAGATTCCGGTACGTTAACTCCATTGCTAAAAAAAATGGAAACGCAAGGTCTATTGACAAGGGAACGTTCGAGCGAAGACGAGCGATCACTTGTCGTAAAATTGACCGTGAAAGGGCGAAATCTTCGAAAAAAAGCCGCTTGCATTCCCGAAAGACTTTTTGCAGAATCCGGGCTCACTCAGGAAAAAGTGACTAAATTAAAGCGAGAGCTAGATGAGTTTCTGATATTACTCACGAATAAGCTGGGAAATTCCGCGTGA
- a CDS encoding glutathione peroxidase, translated as MAQNLYELTATLNSGKEKKLEDYKGKVLLIVNTASECAFTPQYKGLQEMYDKYKSEGLEILGFPCDQFGHQEPGSDVEIQNFCQVNFGVQFPLFKKIEVNGDGAHPVFKYLKKEAPGLLGKSIKWNFTKFLVDKQGNVIKRFSPTTPPEKIDEKVKELLKK; from the coding sequence ATGGCGCAGAATCTATACGAATTAACCGCTACTCTGAATAGCGGAAAAGAAAAGAAATTGGAAGATTACAAAGGAAAGGTGCTTCTTATCGTTAACACGGCGAGTGAATGCGCCTTTACCCCGCAGTATAAAGGTCTTCAGGAAATGTACGATAAGTATAAATCTGAAGGATTGGAAATTTTAGGTTTTCCTTGCGATCAATTCGGGCATCAAGAACCTGGAAGCGACGTTGAAATTCAAAATTTCTGTCAGGTTAATTTCGGAGTGCAATTTCCTCTTTTCAAAAAAATAGAAGTAAACGGCGATGGAGCGCATCCTGTTTTTAAATATCTGAAGAAAGAAGCTCCGGGGCTTTTAGGAAAATCCATCAAATGGAATTTTACTAAGTTTCTCGTAGATAAACAAGGCAATGTAATTAAGCGTTTTTCTCCGACTACACCGCCGGAAAAAATCGACGAGAAAGTGAAGGAACTCCTTAAAAAGTGA